The stretch of DNA GATCGCTTACGAGACCGGAGTGGTCACTCCCGGAGGCTGACACCCCAAGTGCCGGGCTCAGACCACGGTATGAGGCGGGCCTTGGCAGGACCAGACCCCCGGCCGATCCCCCGGCCGGGTGCCGGCCCATAGCGTGGAACCATGACAACTTCCGTGCATGCCCACCCTGGTTTGAACAGGGATAACGCCACTTCCTCCCCCGCCGTCCAGGCAGTGTCCCTCACCAAGAACTACGGCCGCGGCGCCACCCGCGTGAGTGCCCTGCGAGAGGTCAGCGTCAACTTCGACGCCGGCCGCTTCACCGCAATCATGGGACCCTCCGGCTCGGGCAAGTCGACCCTGATGCACTGCCTGGCCGGCCTGGACACCGCGGACTCCGGACAAATCCTGGTGGGCGGTACGGACATCACGGCACTTAACGACAAGCAGCTCACAGCGCTGCGCCGCGACCGGATCGGGTTTGTCTTCCAGGCGTTTAACCTGGTGCCCACACTCACTGCGGAACAGAACATCACGTTGCCGCTGGCTTTGGCCAACAAAGCCACCGATACCGCCTGGTTCGACACCGTGGTGTCCACGCTGGGCCTCAAGGACAGGCTCCGGCACCGGCCACATGAACTCTCCGGCGGCCAGCAGCAGCGGGTTGCCGTGGCGCGGGCCCTGCTGACCCGGCCGGACGTGGTCTTCGGGGACGAACCCACTGGCAACCTTGATTCGACAGCCGGCGGCGAAGTCCTGGCACTGCTGCGCCGCAGCAGCCGCGAAATGGGCCAGACCATCATCATGGTCACCCACGATCCCGTGGCAGCCAGCTACGCCGACAGGGTTGTCCTGATGAGTGACGGCAACCTGGTGGGCGAGATCGCCGAACCCACCGCCGCGTCCGTCCTTGCCGCCCTCGGCAAGCTGGGAGGCTGAGCGTGCTGCGCGTTGCCCTCTCGCAATTCCAGTCGCACAGCCGGCGGTTCATCGCCGTCGGCCTGGCCGTCATGCTGTCGGTGGCGTTCCTGTCCACCACTCTTATGGTCGGCGCCAGCACCAGGGCGTCGCTGGGCGCCAGCCTCGGCGAGGCCTACAGCAAGGCGGGGCTCATCGCCACCCCGGATGGGGGAACCTTTAACGGTGCGGCCCTGGCAGCGGTCCGCGGGGTACCCGGCGTCAGCGAAGCCTACGGACGCCTGCAGGCGTACACGGAGTTTACGGCCGGCGGCCAGGAAATCTTCGCCCAGGCCCGCAACCTGGCGCCCGAGGCCCTGGAAACAGCAGCCGTTGCCGATGGTGCGCTGCCCTCGCGGGCCGACGGCGTCGCGGTGGATAGTGACACCGCCGGGCGCTACGGGCTGCACGTCGGCGACTCCCTGGTGCTCAGGGTTCCGGACGGCGCCACCACCATGGCGATGACGGTCACGGGGATCCTCCGCGGCAGCCATGACCCGTTCGCGTCCGCGCTCCCGCAGCTGCTCGCCGGAACTCCTGCGGTCAGTGCACTGGCGGCGGCTGGCCAGGGACCCGACGCCGGCTCGGGCGCGGCAGACGGCTATGCCAGCATCCAGCTCGCGCTGGCGCCAGGCACCGACATTGCCGCGGCCAGGGCGGGCGCGCTGGCAGCGCTTGCCGGCACCGGAGCCGAAGCACAGGTCAAAACAGCCGACGAGCAGGTCACGGCCCAGGTGGCCCTGATGACCGGCGGCCAGGACGAACTGACGGTGGTCCTGCTGGCTTTCGCCGGGATCGCCCTGCTGGTTTCCGGCCTGGTGGTTTCCAACACCTTCGCGGTGCTGGTGGCCCAGCGCACCCGGGAACTCGCGCTTCTCCGGTGCCTGGGCGCCGCCCGGACGCAGGTGCGCAATTCCGTCCTGGCCGAAGCCCTGGTGGTAGGCCTGGTCTCCTCTGCGGCCGGCGTGCTCGCCGCCGTTGGCCTGATGGCATCCCTGATCGGCTGGGCCGGGACACAGCCGGACATGGCCTTCGCGACCATGGCCGTGCCGGCGTCGTCCATTGTGGCGGGCCTGGCCGTGGGCACGGTCCTGACCGTGGCCGCCGCCATGGTTCCTGCCCGGGCGGCGACGGCCGTGGCCCCGCTCGCTGCCCTGCGCCCGTCCGATGATGCAGGCATCGGGAACCGGCGCGGCCGGGTGAGGCTGGTCATGGGCCTTGCTGCCCTCGCCCTGGGCGTTCCGCTGCTGGCCTTTGGCGCGGCCGGCGTGATGCTGGTGGTGGCCTTTGCCGGCGGCGTACTCTCCTTCATCGGGGTGCTGCTGTGCGCCACGCTGTTCGTGCCCCGGCTGGTGGGTCTGGCGGGACGGCTGGCCGCTCCCGCCGGCGTCCCCGGAAAGCTGGCTGCGCTCAACGCCGTCCGCAACCCTGCGAGGACTTCGGTGACGGCTGCCGCCCTGCTGATCGGAGTCACTTTGGTGGCCCTCATGATGACCGGAGCGGCCACTGCGCGCCAGGCATTCGATGATGCCCTCGCGGAAACCTATCCGGTGGACATGGCCGTCAGCGCCGGGTCCACGGGCCAGGCGCTCACCTCCGCCCAGCGGGAAGCCGTGTCCCGGGTTGACGGCGTGGCCGCGGCAGCCCTGCTGCCGGTGGTGGGACGGACCGGCAGCGACGGCCTGGAGAGCCCCGTTTACTCGCTGGATCCGCCGGAGGCGGCGAACCTGTTGCGTGACGCTTCACTGGTCCTGGAGCCGGGCAAAATCTACCTGCCCGAAGGATCGCAGGCCGGTACGGCGCAGGTGGACGGAACTGCAGGTCCTGTGGCCCTGGAGGCAGTGGTCCTGCGGACCCGGAACATGCCACCGTTGGTCTCCAGCGAGACAGCCCCCCAGTTCAGGCCCGCCCACGGTGCAGCCGGGGCCGGCGTAGCAGAACGGGATGCTGCGGTGTCGGGCGCTGCGGTCTGGATCCGGCTGGCCGACGCCCCCGGCGGCGGGCAGCTGTCCGGGGACCGCATCAAGGACATCCAGTCCGCCGTTGCCACGGCAACGGGGGTGGCCAGCGGAGCGGTCAGCGGCGCAGCCATCGAGCGGGTTACCTTCAACGAGGTCATTGACGTGTTGTTGCTGGTGGTCACCGGCCTCCTGGGGGTCGCGGTACTGATCGCGCTGATTGGCGTGGCCAACACGCTGTCCCTGTCCGTGCTGGAGCGGACGCGCGAGAACTCCCTGCTGAGGGCACTGGGCCTCACCCGTGGCCAGCTCCGCGGAATGCTTGCCCTGGAGGCCGCACTGGTGGCCGGCGTCGCGGCGCTGCTCGGCTCAGCCCTGGGAACGGTGTACGGCTGGCTGGGCGCCCGTTCGGCGCTGGGCAGCCTGGCCGCGGTCACGCCAGTGGTCCCCTGGCTGCAGCTGGCGGGCGTGCTGGCGGTGGCAGTTGTGGCCGGCCTGGTGGCTTCGGTGATTCCTGCCCGGCGTGCGGCGCGCCTGTCCCCGGTGGAGGGACTGGCCACCGCCTAGCAAAAGAGACCAGGACTAGAAGGAAAGGGCAGGAGCCGCGGAGATTCCGCTGCTCCTGCCCTTTTCAGGATCTGGTTTTTCGGGGCGTCCGGTTACGCCTCTGCCGGATCCTCGTACTTGGGGAACACCGGCGCCGGTGCAGGCAGCGGCGTCCCGGCGGCGATGCGCGTCGCCACCGCGCCGAACTGGCGTGCGTCCCCTTCCGGCTGGCCAAGGGCGTCAAGCAGCCGCGCCGTCGAACCCGGCATCACCGGCTGGGCCAGGATGGCC from Pseudarthrobacter chlorophenolicus A6 encodes:
- a CDS encoding FtsX-like permease family protein: MLRVALSQFQSHSRRFIAVGLAVMLSVAFLSTTLMVGASTRASLGASLGEAYSKAGLIATPDGGTFNGAALAAVRGVPGVSEAYGRLQAYTEFTAGGQEIFAQARNLAPEALETAAVADGALPSRADGVAVDSDTAGRYGLHVGDSLVLRVPDGATTMAMTVTGILRGSHDPFASALPQLLAGTPAVSALAAAGQGPDAGSGAADGYASIQLALAPGTDIAAARAGALAALAGTGAEAQVKTADEQVTAQVALMTGGQDELTVVLLAFAGIALLVSGLVVSNTFAVLVAQRTRELALLRCLGAARTQVRNSVLAEALVVGLVSSAAGVLAAVGLMASLIGWAGTQPDMAFATMAVPASSIVAGLAVGTVLTVAAAMVPARAATAVAPLAALRPSDDAGIGNRRGRVRLVMGLAALALGVPLLAFGAAGVMLVVAFAGGVLSFIGVLLCATLFVPRLVGLAGRLAAPAGVPGKLAALNAVRNPARTSVTAAALLIGVTLVALMMTGAATARQAFDDALAETYPVDMAVSAGSTGQALTSAQREAVSRVDGVAAAALLPVVGRTGSDGLESPVYSLDPPEAANLLRDASLVLEPGKIYLPEGSQAGTAQVDGTAGPVALEAVVLRTRNMPPLVSSETAPQFRPAHGAAGAGVAERDAAVSGAAVWIRLADAPGGGQLSGDRIKDIQSAVATATGVASGAVSGAAIERVTFNEVIDVLLLVVTGLLGVAVLIALIGVANTLSLSVLERTRENSLLRALGLTRGQLRGMLALEAALVAGVAALLGSALGTVYGWLGARSALGSLAAVTPVVPWLQLAGVLAVAVVAGLVASVIPARRAARLSPVEGLATA
- a CDS encoding ABC transporter ATP-binding protein, with the translated sequence MTTSVHAHPGLNRDNATSSPAVQAVSLTKNYGRGATRVSALREVSVNFDAGRFTAIMGPSGSGKSTLMHCLAGLDTADSGQILVGGTDITALNDKQLTALRRDRIGFVFQAFNLVPTLTAEQNITLPLALANKATDTAWFDTVVSTLGLKDRLRHRPHELSGGQQQRVAVARALLTRPDVVFGDEPTGNLDSTAGGEVLALLRRSSREMGQTIIMVTHDPVAASYADRVVLMSDGNLVGEIAEPTAASVLAALGKLGG